Genomic window (Festucalex cinctus isolate MCC-2025b chromosome 7, RoL_Fcin_1.0, whole genome shotgun sequence):
cctgttgaattaaaatagtttatttataatgcatcaagaatgtaagatttttttattttttttttaatgatgtatcGTGTTTTTACGAACGCACACTATCACGCAGGCATATAAAGATATGTTGCGGCCCAATATTGatgcatatataaggcgcactggattataaggcgcatgggtcagtttttgaaaaaattgaaggcttttaggtgcgccttatagtcgtgaataTTCGGTACCAATTTTATTGGTATTTCTTATTGGTACTCATACACACTGTATCAATCAGTGaataagtggtatcgaacacccCTAATTGTAATATAGATTTTGCTTACCTACATTAGGCTTCAACAATGCTCAACTGGTCATTGAGTCGATACATTTCTGTTTGGTTAAGGTTAGGTTGATTTGTCTTTACCTGATGATGTTCGTCGAGCAGAAGAGGAAGCTGGAGCAGAAGACGAGACCGACTGGGATCTGATAGGTTGTTGCGACTTGATGGTAAGGTGAGTCCCATTACTGCCTCTGCTCTGAGAACAGACGGAGTCGCTGCTCTCCGACTTGGCCTGCCTACGtcgtcattcatttcaatggtttCGCAGTCAAACACCAAAACGATTCCAGCAACTCGTGCGTTAATAATCCGTGCCTCCAACCTACCTCTTGCGGGGATAACCTCCAACGACGTCCGCGTCCCAGGACCTGCGTTTGAGTCGGGCGACGTCAGCGTTCTGGAGCGTCTCCCCGTCGGGTACGCTTCCTGGTTCTGACGTCACGGCGGGAGAGGGGGCGGGGCTGGTGGCAAACGGTAGGACGCACGGTTCCCTGGAGCAGGTGGTTTGCGTCTCGTAGCGAATGAGACGGGACTGGAGCCGGACAAAAGTCTGGTCTCGCTCCACCGAGCGCTGGTTATCCAGGCAGAAGCTATAGAAAAGCCAAAGATGGGAAGTCAGCcgacaagtggatgaaaagaaTCCAATCACCGCCTCACAAAGGAATTGGAAGTGGTAGATACATACGTACTCTATGCCGTGGTAATGGGTGGTCGTGGCCTTTTTGAAGGACATCTCGCCGACACTGGTAGGACACAAGTCTGGTGACAACTTCAACGCGTTATGACTGAAGAAAAACAGCACAGAGAATCGAGTCGAATGAGATGGTCTGCCAGACGCAATGAATCATGTCTCCCTCCAAATGGTATtccaaaaaaaaggtcacatacATTTTACTGAGATAGACTAATGATCAAAATAAAATTCTCACCTTGGGAGATTCCTCTTAGCAATGAACTACAATACACAGTCATTTTGTGTGTGCCTTTTTCTGTCTGCCAATAAAAATGGGATTGTctctttttaaatgaatggtTTCCCTTTGTCTGTGACTCAAATGCCATTcctcagaaaaaaaaggtgtacACGGTGCTCATTCACATGGCTTGTCTTACCCTCTAATAAGGGCCAGAGGTTGCAGCTCACTGGTCGGCTTGCCATCAAGTGTGAAGTGTTTTAAAATTTCTTTGGCGTCCAGTAAGGTAGTTGAACCCTTCGGACAATCTTTAGGACCCAGCAGGCTGTCACTGGAGCCGGCACCTAATAAGCCAAGTCTAAGGCACAATACAGAATATTAGTAATTGCAGTATACTGCATTGGTCATACATTGAATAAGTCATTTTAGATTACCTTCTTCTCTGTCGACATTTCTGCAGGTTCTCAATGTTGTGGAGGACGCTCCTCTCGGGCCAGTCAGATTGAGCATGCGGTCTTGTTTCTAATGCAATTATAAAGGAAATAAGTTGGACTTGGTGTAGTTTGCAGCCCAAATCACATTGTCTCTCAGCCTTTTaaatcattcactcccagccattttcacatttcgcaatcccggctgttttactgggttttgactgattttgcaaggcccacagaatattgtgttcaattgctataaaagcatggaacctaccaaaagaaagatgaaagtctcttctttcatcaggaaaaaaacgtatgtttctatctgtttcctttttgcagcaattagcattagaagagagctaagtttcatcagttttcacaaatctatttaaaattgtaagtaatttagctttttttctcgatggccctggttgatctcctttgctctgctgccacctgctggccgtttgtgtaataactaccatttctgcaaccgttctttgcagttgagaggctgcatcaaagccttctatatgcgctagcataaaaataaaaaataaaaacgtataaatacgtctttgggacacttacaacattaaaaaaacaaaaaacaaaacgtatttacacattattgggagcaaatgagttaatacattTTAAGTAGCTAATATGTTGTTGAGCTGTAACCGTTAGATGGGGTAAAGAACAAATGaaggtcaggaaaaaaaaaagacaataatgaGCCGTACGTTTCAGTTAATTTACTACCCAAGGAAAGTGTTTTGTAACGGCAACAAAAGACCTCTGGTGCATTCATAAACAAAGCTTGAAGGCTCCCTCCAGTACGAGTATACCCTATACGGTAAGCTGCGCTGTATGATGGATTGCGGCGGTTATCTAAACTTTTAGTTGGAGCCAGGTCAAGATGCTTAACCCGGGGCAAATGGAACTGAAATCTTAGTGCCCAGTGTTGTGAGCACTGCATTGATGTATgaccattgcatttttttttttttctgcttgtgAAACCAGGAGCGCTGAAAGGTCAAAGAAGATCTAGAGTTCAAGTAGGGCATGATTCATGGGATGACTCATGTCCAAAGGCGACCCTGAGGTTGTGATTGATTCTGGCAGATACCACAATCCTATTTTTAAACCATAAGGAGGTGCACATGAACCTGTGTAAAATTGTCCAATGCTGtaattgaaaacaaaatcaaaacaaaacaatctacACCAAATCGCAAAggttcttgtcttgtcttggtaCTTTTTATTTGGCTGTATGTCGGCTGTGGTTCAATTAAgtaaacaaattaaatattttattcttgaCTTTGGAAATTgagaaaattctttttttttttttttttttaaatggtcaaCACGGATCCACTGAAAATCGCGTGATCAGCCCTGATTTCCAATCACATGATCGGATCGGGACGACAcctaataaaatacttttttttatttttctaattgtgtACATGTATATACGTTGAGTCCAAGATTTAAAAGTATACATCTAgtcatcatttcatttcaaatagGTATTGCATGAATCCAGCCTGGGAGTTTTGGGTTACATATGAATTATCCGGTATCACTCGAATCCTACCTGGGTCCTTCGTGGCCATGCTGTCAGTCAGGGAAGAGGCCCGGGGAAGCATGGAGTCAGTCATCTTCAAGTATTGCTCCCTCGCCACGCTCAGGATGGCCTTCAAGTCGTTGGCTGATATTGAAGAGGAATTTTTTGTCTGTCCTGGATACACAAAGAAACTCATTAGTCTCACTCACAGTCGCTTTAGTCACGTAACAAGGACATTACACTGGCCATTGCGTTAAATGAAATAGCACAAAGTAATGACTTTCAGTACTTAGCTGGTGTTacaaaataagtcaaataaaatataagaaataCTGTGCCTCCCCGTATGATGTCATGCAGTTAGTACTGTAGTACtaactgcagtttttttttatttactaaaaTGTCTGACAGCAAGTTTCTTCACTattctatttctatttttctTAACTTTTGCAACTAGACAGGCAACCTCCTCACTTAATGTCAAATAATTGTATATATTGCAATTTTCAATCAGCCCTGTGGTATGTCAGCTCTCCTCGCAGTCGTGTCAAAGCGCGGCCCGAGTTTGTTTCCTCAAGGTTGAAGAAACTTCATTTTCTTTTATCTCGCCGTACTCCACTGTAGCTTCACTATCTTTGTCTGCTGTGTGTCTGTAAATTAATGATATTGCGAGTCATCCGATGCGCCAGCAAGTGCCTAAAGCAACGAGCACGATGAGCAAGGCCGCTGATAGGATGGCGTTAAGATCGTTTCACTGCagctactaaaaaataaaataaaaaagaaaatgtctttGTTTATTGAGACCGAATTGTTTATTGAGACCACAatctgcatatatatatatatatatatatatatatatatatatatatatatatatatatatatatttttttattttttttttttggctgatattACTGTATTCCAACATTTTAGTTATCTTGTTTAGCTATCTTAGTGGCTCGTAGGAAATAAACTCAATGCAACCAAATTTTACTGCAAATTATCTCCATAATGAGCAAATTAAACAATACAGCGTGCGTATATCTAATGACAATATTTTGACAAAGCTCTTAAATTATATCCATTCTTCAATGAGCATGCATCTTTCTATGAATTACAGGATTTGTTTTCATCTGCATCCATCAGTGAAATGGGAAtaaatcattttgttttatttcagggTGAGGCATATGATGTTTTGTCCGACCATCCCTTGGAAATAatccccaaaatggctgctacaTGACTCACGGATTTTAGGCTTTAAAATTAAGATCAAGTGGAAACATGTCCATCGTCCAAGTAAGTATGAAACAGTTTACAGTCTACCAATGAACTGTGATGAAATTCTAAATGGTTTGTActacattattatcatcatttcaGTTCTTCATGAACATCAACATCGTGTAATATGCTTTGCTGTGCGCACCCACTTCAAGAGTGAGTGAGCAAAGAGAGAGGTTAGACTTCGAGGCTGACCGTGTGTGTGCGACATGTTTCACAAAGAAGGGTGAAAAACGCAACCAGTCTGTGTCCATTTATTGCTGCAATGTATTGAAAACTGTAAATTAGCTCTCGAGTAAATGTATCTGTGACTTAAGCACCACGAGAAATTTACAAATTTTCTGTTGTAGTCAATTAGTACAGCTTCCACTTTCCATCTCCCTCTCTGAATCTATtcacatgtttttttatttccaagaGCTCAGCTTTTTAGAACAAGTACTTACTGAAGTATTCTTTAATCACCAGTGCCTGGACCTGGGCCACCTTCCGCTCTCTCGTCAGCAGACCGTCTCCTTGGAGACAAGGCAGAGAGAGGATGTCGCTTCTAGTGCCTCCTGgatggaggaaaaaaagtggtgaatggaaaaaaaaaaaggccggatAAGTGTGCATTACCAGCACAGCTGGGAGTGATCTGTGCAGAGCCTCATTCTCAATTGGGGCAAGGACTCATGGGACATGTGACGCTGACTTAGGATACGCCTCAAAGCAATATAAAGTACAGTAAATGCCAAACGTTCAGCagacaaaaataaacagaaatgacaggggaaaaaaaacacctgcaaAAAGTGCAAGGTATGGTTTTACACACTTGAGTGTTGGGAACAACAATCATCATATCGACATCACGATCCCTTGTAGTGAAAATTCTGCTGACTCATGGCAGTACAGTTGGGGAATATTTTATCGTATTTTTACAGACGTCTTCTGAAGGTTGCATAAAATGTTAACAATCGTAGAAATTCTCTTGAATACCATCTGCAGCCGAAGAGCAGACAAGGACATCCATTAAAACAATATGTTGACACTTGTGGACACAAGAACCAATGCACACATTCGTGCATAGTGCATATTAGGGCTGAgcgattttgaaaaaaataaaaataaaataaaaataaatgtatacatttggaCTTGCAGTCTTTTAAGCGTTCAGATTCAACTACGACCACTTGACTAAATTCTACCAAAAAAACTGAGGCGTGAACATAAATCAGTGAATCATAAATTcgattacaacaacaacacaaacaaatctGAGGTTTTATCGCTTCAAcgtgtcattttttatgaaacaatgagaacatgtaaacatgtggATCATACTTCTAAGCACTgaacctaaataaataaataaaatatacatccatccatttttctgaacctcttgctcctcacaagggtcgcagggggtgctggagcctatcccagctggctatgggcagcagccagggtacaccctgaactggttgccagccaatcgcagggcacacagagaccaacaaccatccgcactcacaatcacacctagggacaatgtctttggaatgcgggaggagaccggagtacccagggAAGactcacgcaggcacggggagaacatggaaactccacccaggaaggccggagcctggactcgaacccgagtcctcagaactgggaggcggacgtgctaaccactcgaccacatGCTGtcctaaaatatacatatatatgaaaaataaagtcTACTGACTAaccaaaatgattattatttttttttttaaatagcagtcTCTGCGATTTGAAAATTTCATTCTACTAAATTGTAATGCCGATTTTAATCCAATTAATTCATCGGCCCGAGTAaccacataacaaaaccaaaTAATCAATCAGTTAtctcttattttatttgtttaaggtGAGTGCAAATATGCTCTTTTGACTTCTTAGTGTGACTTCatccaattcattttaatttgtagCTCCACAAATAGCTGAAACCTTGACTTCCCACGACAATAACTCCTcctttttcatttacttttattttttatatatttattatgtgCTTTGACTCTGaagcatattcattttttgataCGTTTtaatttcactcatctttcaactaATGATTGGTTTTTGTGCACAGCACTGCCATTTTGTCCTTTTATGGGGTTGAAGCGGTGAAAGGAACTGCTGGCATTCATGATGCTGTAAACATTGCAAACACTGCTGAGAACAACTCTGCTCTTTTTAAACACTCTTCTCCGTGGCTCCAACATgcacaaaaatacatcaaaGTAGAAACAGGAATACACATATATTAACGCATTATTAACATACTTTACCTGAGGACGACAGCAGGTTCTGTTCAGGAAGCTCCGAGAACGTCGCCATGGCAGGAACGCCATTCATTTGACTGTCAGAGTGCAACAGCCTGACTGTGCAGACTCCATCCTCGGTTTTGTCTGAGCCCTGGACCAATAGGAAGTAGTGagcactctcacccttgacctCAACGTCAGGTACTGCAAGATGAAATATTAGTGTCagtcaaaaaagaagaagtctttcttagacttagacttgactttattgatccctttgggatggctccctctgggaaatgtacatgtccagcagcaatgagaacagatattaaaataaaaaataattcagtcaatcaataaataaggttattacaccagagatttaattaataacaataagaaaaataaaaattcaatcaatcaataaataaggttattacaccagagattgaattcaataaattaaagtacagtatagtgccatatttgtgattaTTATATTATACTCCTGCACTACAATACAAAACTCGCTATTCAATCACATATTTTTTTCCGCAGTCCAATTTTCACCAGAATACAATCAAGTTGTATCAGTTCTATCTTTAATATAGCTTTCTgattttcccagtgtttttgaCTTGTGAGTCTGCCTCATCCACAGAAGGCTTTATCATCTGTAACATTGTAGCTCCAGTTAGCAATTTATTTTCCCATACACAAGATATGACTCGTTATTTAATGAGGTCATGAAAGGACTGACTGAGTAAGGACTTGGGTCTCCTGGCCAGAGATTCTCTCCAGCGCTGCGAGCTGATTTGGCTTACTGGCGGCTGTGCGATGGAGGTGATGACGCAGGAAAGGCTGAACAAAGCTCCTACCTGAGCACATGAATATGTATTTGATTCACACACAATGATGCCCCTGCCTGGGTTGTAACTGGGAAGAAAATTCAAGTGTTCAGACTAATACCTTTCCATGGAGTGACTTGAGCTGGTCCAAAAGAAGTCTCGATTTCACCGACTTCCCAGAAAGCACtctagagattttttttttcttgttaaggtgtttaaaaaaaaaaaagagatagacAAATAAGTGTTTCGCACCAAGTGATGCCATATTTTACGCCTCATGCCAAAAATGTATCCCGtaaacatttttaagttatttagcaAAATGCGATTATATAAGTCAATTGCAAACTCAATCTTAATGAGGAATGTTATGATGATGTTGAGGGGATGGTGGCAACATGGTGCTGTTTTGAAAAGTTCAGTCATTGCTCTGGGGCTGGGGAaaaagctatttttttatttttttattttagcctGCAGGTGCTGTTTTGTAGGCTCTTTAATGTTTTCCTACTTTTAAAGGCTTAATAGATTTGCATTTGCAAACATACACATCTGTACAGTTTGCATAAAACAAAGTGTAACTTATTGCACGTCCTTGAAATTGCCATTACTTCTGTCTGACTACATagaagtagggatgggcgagtaccgaaaccaggtatcggtatcgggccgataccagcctacTCGTGACACAgccgagtacaagcgaccgatggcaagtgagtcctccttgcctgtaagtggcgctagcttgcagcagttttttaccaaaacttcaccgctttggaaatacttcaaaattgtgaatcttaaactaaaagagcatttttgtgttttattttgagcgttaagactattgaagagtgactgtgctgtttttttttttttttttgtaaaaattaaaggaaatatatttgtttaaaaatatattttagtgattttttttatttgtcaaaatgtactactggtatcggcagttggtatcggtatcggtgagtactgaggctctgagtatcggtatcggtctgaaaaataatggtatcgaacatccctacataGAAGCACAGACTTGAGAAATGAGGATACAGTTCCAAGTGGGTGCTGGACATCAGGAAGTTGGGCAGGTCGGACAGAGTAACCAGATGAAGCAGGTCTAAAACCGGTGCATAGTACTGGAAGACCTGTAAacatgaagaagaaaagaaaatatataaagaaTTGTAGACCATTACAAATCATTACATAAATCTACATACAGTAATTATTCCTTGGGGCCTTTGAGTTGCTGCATTAATCTAATCACAGTAAGACAATTCATTTGAATCACAACAAACTGAGCGATACAGTAAAAACACATTCACCCTTAAAACAAACCACCTCCAATATACTCTGAGAAGAATTAAAGCCCACATTACCGAGCAGTGTTTATTTTCAGTCATGTAATGTGGTGAGTGTTCTTTCGAAAAAGTCACCCGGGCTGCTGCCAaaggtcaagtttgcaatctgGCTTCACGCTGACGTGCCAAAGCAATTATTTCAACTGTCCACTGAACATCTTAGGTGCAAAACATTTGTGATGGCTGCCTTCTCATTGAACAAAACATTTAGCAATGGAGCAAACATACATTTTCTCCTGTTGCTACGTTTTGTCCTTTTATCATTATATCCAACTTATTTGtaactattaggggtgtgaattgccgagtacctgacgattccatTCGTATCACggttcacgattcgattcgataccgatacgaatttataagtcgattgttgcgattttttcattcaaatttagaaaatactaatcagtaaacttgtagcgtttgaagatttgtatgaaaatgtattatttatttatctgaaacttcaggctaatacaggttgtaatctgtttcatgtttaaacagcattaaaacaaaatattaaggtttaatgttccgttcatgtaacattcttccatgcttaaggtgtgaaccctaacccgaagcaagacgttttgttgaatatttttccattaaaaacggaagtttaaaaatcgattcagcggcctattgaatcgattcgagaattgcgcgatgtagtatcgcgatatattgccgaatcgattttttttttaacacccctagtaactaaacattttgatgaaacatttttgttttgcatatattatgCTGTTGTGAAAGGTGCAGCGGCAGTAAGATTTTTGCCTGATGATAATGTACTGGTTGATGGTAAGTATAATAACACAATGTGATCCTGCTCAAATTGCTATTATTAAACTGTTCTCATGTGGACAGCAAGagaatatttattataaatgcctCACTGGGTAAACTTGTCGGGATTTTCCACCGCTAACGCACGTTTGTGAGTGAAAAGTCCCATTCACGATAGAGTCCAGGCATGCATATAGTTTGTACAGCAGCGCTGGGACAGTTTTGCTATCCttcagtatttttgttttaattgtgtGCCAAGACGATCCCCCACCATCTGCCTCTCTGAGCTGTCGTCTGATGTCTCtctttcgctctctctctctttaacgcacacacacgctctATCGTGTGTGTGCGTTATGGACCCCATACTAACCATAACTTTGTGTGCACGGTGCACACCCCTTGGTTTTTATAGTTATGGCTATTAATCTACATCAGAAAGCTCATTATAATGCAGCGCTCTACCAACTGTTATTAAAGACCTTGTCTCACACCGAGTAGTTCTCTCGAAATAAATTCGCAGCATTCACGCTGTGCACTGTTCACCTATTAAACAAACACCGGGGGGGTCTTGCGCAACAAATCCAACAACACCGCTATCATTATTTGCCGGAGCGGTGGGTTGCGCGCTTTATTAACGCCTGCTCTTATGATGGGGCGCAAAGCTGTAGTGATGTCATTCATCTGAACAATCTTGGAGTGGCTATCAGGTTTCCACAGTAGCAATTTGTTGAAATAAAGaaattaggggtgcaccgatcgatcggccggacgatttatcggccccgatttccttaattttggaagatcggtgatcgtaAAAATaagccgatcttttccaccaatctcatctccatcCTCAGAGGTCTTGAAAAAGTCAGCGACTGTCCTTTTCTGCTGAGTTGATgaataggattttcatttttatttttgagagtACCACTTCACGTGCGGTTAAAACAAcccgtttgttttatttcgccgatattgttcaatgttttcctataaaacaagattggaacaccgaaggaaaaaaaaataaaaaaatcggtatcagcaataatcgggatcggcaggtcagactttttaaaagatcggggatcggtgatcggccggaaaattgtgatcggtgcacccctaaaaGAAATGGGAAATTACTTACATAAGACTTAAAGTAAAATGTGAATAAAGCAGTCAAAttattttgggttaaataaataaataaataaataatccattgGGGAAACAATGGCTCAAATTGTCGTGCTAAGTAAAACTCTTCATCCCGTGAAGACACCTGACAGATTTGAAAGTGAAGaaataagctttttttcccaccctCATCATTTACTAATTTTGCTCTATTCAcatattttatgatttttttagtTGACAGTTTTTGGGCAGGCTCTTGATTTTTAAAAGTTAGCTCTGCGTATTAAGTAACAAGTTAAGTGAACAAAAGTGAAATGAAGCTTGAAAATGGCGGTCGTGTTGAAAGAAATCACCTCAGAGTGTCGTTTGTGGTCCGCAGTCAAGTGCGGCTCCTCCATGAGATTGGATTCGTGCGCCGGCGTGCGCAGAGAAAAGCCGGTGAAACGAAGCTCTGACACATGctgaaacaaacaataaaaaggagaaaatatcagacgtagcagcagcagcggcggcagcaGGTGATCAACTCGCACGTATAAACTCTCAGGCTGAACTCGGACAGTATAAAAGTCGCACTGTCTTGGTGTAATGGAGGCAATACTTGATTTTTCTTAGATGCAACCAGTAGTGTTAGATTCAGGCGGCCCAACTAATATATCAATAGCTGTCAAGGGAATGGGGAATAAAATTGAAACAGTTTGATAtgaagaattttttatttttttaaccaaaaaaaaaaaaaagcacagtacaTTACATTGTACAGTATATGCTTACTAAACAGGTGAAAAGTGATTATTGAATaaagaaaagaataaaaagGAAATGCGATGTTCATGATTTGAAACTGGTCACGTTACTACAgtacataataaatcataatatgacatattttctaactttttccatatataaggcgctacagtagaggctggggttacgttatgcatccattagatggtgctgcgctaaagggaatgtcaacaaaacagtcagacaggtcagtcaaactttattaatcgattacaaaccagctttctgacaactccattcactcccaaaatgaataaacagcggttttattgttttctctgaggtaaagtattagctagcgatccaagatggcgggatcttctgcgcatgcgcgtcaccgatcgtgcagggtcaccgatagcgtctcaATATTGatgcatatataaggcgcactggattataaggcgcatggtcagcttttggaaaaattgaaggcttttaggtgcgccttttagtgcggaaaatacgggacTTTATTTGAGTTTCTCTTGTCACACATCAATCGCTGTGTCATTTTCCGAACAGCAATGTCGCCTTTCGAAATGCGAGTGCATCACTTGTAAAGGGAATGGCATGAATGGTGAATGGAGTTAGCTGTGTTCATGCCCACAAcggcaaaaaaatacataggcTTGCGCACGTCTGTGAAATTACCAACACCCAGTCTACAAAGCCTCTGTGCAGATTTTTGCCACAACAAACTCGCACTGCTCACGAAAATAAAGCCCTTAGTGTTACGTATTAATTTTTATATTACTGATATGTGTTTACTGACACTGTTTACTTTGCtcagagttttacttttttttttttttttttttttttttatgatgactGATTCTGATGAGGACACTGAAGTCACCTTATTGGTGATACTGGACAATTGATCCAAATTAATAGTATTGActataaaacatccatccattgccatgaccgcttattcctcacaagggtcacggggtgtgctggagcctatctcagctagctttgggcagtaggcggggtacaccctggactggttgccagcccatCGCAGGAATATAAAACATGTACTTCTTAAAATATTGTTGGTAAAGTGTGCTTTCTAGAGGCAACATCAAATTATTATTCTCATTAGattatcaattaatcaattgtgTTTGAACTCGCATCTTTCAACTGATTGAACTATTAGTTGGTGACGGTTTCCAGatgaaatcacaaaaaaatgttccgGTGCTGGAAAagtacaacacacacacacgcaaacacaaacacacacctacTGTATA
Coding sequences:
- the mtbp gene encoding mdm2-binding protein; this encodes MDRYVLVLSVCQAGNDETEECKCLNQLKQIYDQAVAFSSQESARGISVLPVCSLSGSPSVQRWYFAVQACHGEMQFCSSDWEEVGPVHQMANSEEEKQTALELCVGSLSLQEGPVQKCDEATLAELLEEAAEGVHALSDKLPPPGKALLDVLVLGYADECPAFKILLPLLGALRHMSSWHSAKITIITQHTAGWQQTANYLGAGLLEPNELTSCINASELWRGGLLVREKKHVSELRFTGFSLRTPAHESNLMEEPHLTADHKRHSEVFQYYAPVLDLLHLVTLSDLPNFLMSSTHLELVLSGKSVKSRLLLDQLKSLHGKVGALFSLSCVITSIAQPPVSQISSQRWRESLARRPKSLLIPDVEVKGESAHYFLLVQGSDKTEDGVCTVRLLHSDSQMNGVPAMATFSELPEQNLLSSSGGTRSDILSLPCLQGDGLLTRERKVAQVQALVIKEYFRQTKNSSSISANDLKAILSVAREQYLKMTDSMLPRASSLTDSMATKDPETRPHAQSDWPERSVLHNIENLQKCRQRRRLGLLGAGSSDSLLGPKDCPKGSTTLLDAKEILKHFTLDGKPTSELQPLALIRGHNALKLSPDLCPTSVGEMSFKKATTTHYHGIDFCLDNQRSVERDQTFVRLQSRLIRYETQTTCSREPCVLPFATSPAPSPAVTSEPGSVPDGETLQNADVARLKRRSWDADVVGGYPRKRQAKSESSDSVCSQSRGSNGTHLTIKSQQPIRSQSVSSSAPASSSARRTSSGLLNQSSADRHKAPEQKTDHKVTDDKQAKESRSQKHNRMLQEVVVKTLKRHGISGEHECFEACGKRLFDISKFFLKDLKTSRGLHEEMKKAAGSNAKQVIDWVLEKTMKK